Part of the Deltaproteobacteria bacterium genome, AAACTATAGGGCGGATGCGACCGCCAATCGCGCAGGTTGTAGGTCGGAATGTCCATGCGGTATGAATCCTTGCTCACCGCGAAGACACGAAGAGCACGAAGACAAGAAAATAAAAATTTCTGAATACCTACTTCTCCGAACTTCGTGTCCTTCGTGCCTTCGTGGTGAAAGTTTTTCCTATTTCTTGTTCTCGCTTTCCATCTCTTTGTAAGTCCGTTTCGCCACCGCAAACGCCGAGTTCGCCGCCGGCGCGCCGGCATAGACCGCGACTTGCAGCAGCACTTCTTTCACTTCTTCCTTGGTCACGCCGGTGTTGCGCGTGGCGCGAATGTGCGCGCCCAGCTCTTCGAGTTTGCCCAGCGACGCGAGCATGGCGATAGTAATCATCGAGCGGATATTCTTTCCCAACCCGGGCCGCGTCCAGACCGCGCCCCAGGCGTGCTCGGCGACGTGGCGCTGCCAATCGGCATCGAATTCAGTCTTATTCGCCTCGGCACGTGCGACGTATTCTTCGCCCAGCACCGCTTTGCGCACCGCCATGCCTTTATCGAATAGTTCGTCAGCCAATGTGCACCTCGCGGAGAAATGTCTTGATCTGCTCAGCCATGAATTCCGGCTGCTCCACCGAGCTGATATGCGCGGCATTGGGAATGAGCGACAACTTCGCGTGCGGAATAATCCCCGCTAACGAGCGCGCCATATCCGGCGGCGTGGCGATATCTTTATCGCCGCACAGCACCAAGGTGGGCTGGCGAATTGTCGCCGAAGATTGAATCAAATCACCATCGCGCAGGGCGCAGCAGACACCGATGTAGCCTTCGGGATTGGTCCGCGCCACCATATTAGCGTAGCCGCACACCTGATCGGCGTGGCGTTGGCGATAGTCCTGCGTAAACCAGCGCGTCATCGACACATCGACCAGCGCGCCCAAGCCCTGCTGCTTTACCAGATCGATACGCTCTTGCCAGCTCGCCACCGTGCCGATGCGCGCGCCGGTATCACAAAGAATCAGCGCCCGCGCTCGCTCCGGATAATTTACCGCAAACTGCTGCGCGATGACGCCGCCGACGGACAACCCACAGATCACCGCCGACTGAATCTGCAGCGCATCGAGCAAACCAGCCACATCCCGAGCTAAGTCCGCCGCGCTGTACGGTGGCGCCGGAGCTTCGGTCAAACCATGGCCGCGCGTGTCATAGCGAATCAAGTAGAAATCATCGGCGAGCAACGGCACCAGCGGATCCCACATGCGCAGATCGCTGCCCAATGAATTGGAAAAGACGATGGCCGGCTTGCGCTTATCGCCTTCGATCGAATAGTGATGAACGCAGACGCCGATTCGAATAAAAGCCATGACCAGAAAACTATCTGAGGGCTTAGAGCGATGTCAACTTAGGCGGACGTCGATGCTTCAAATCACCTCCCTTTGAACGGTCGTCGCCCGAATTGCGCGGCTCGCTTATTCATGCCCGAACCGCGCCACCAAAACGGCCAAGGTCATGTTATCCGCGATCGTATCATGCGGAATCAGCACGTATTTCCACGGCTTGCCCCCGCAGGTCCCCGAATGTGCGCTTGCGTGCTCGCACCATTTTACGGCGGCGTCTTTCTTGGCGATGACCTCCGGGTCTTCGAGGTCGCTTCGTCTCTTGGGCTCCAGCATATAGATCGCGTTCTTCGTTTCAGCAACGAAGTCTGGTTGGTACTCTTGGGGATCAGCATGCGAGTGCGAAACAGAGCGACGGAAACTCGCGCTCGAAGTCGGTCACTGTCGCAAACTCGCTGCGAATCGTTGCCAGCGCCGCCGCCACATCCGCGCCTTTTTTCCGCGGCACGATTTCGGTCACCCGGTCGAGAATTCCCAGCGAGCGGCGCTGCGGCGGCCGCAAGCTCAGCCGGCCAGCAATGGCGTTGACGTGATGGTTCATCGACGCGTGCCGCGAATCAGGGAGATTTCGAACGCGATGCGTTCGAATTTGACCATGCCCAGACCGTTTGGGCTAGACATTCTTCGCACTGAGCCTCGTTGACGATTTAGAGCGCCTCTCTTTGATCTTCTGCTCTAGCCACGTCCTAACGAGTCTATCGGAACGAACTCCGTGTTTGCGCGCCTCCAGCTCGATCTGGTCCGAGAGAGTCTTCGATACCGGATAATAAGTAGCTTCGGGCTCGGCGACGACCTCAAATTCGACTTTCCTTGTCTTCGCCCAAACGTCGCTTAAGTCGTGCTTGTCCCAGTACTCACCGATCTCCGCATACGATCGTCCCTTTGAGATAGAGCTCTTACTTTTTTTCATATCTTCTCCTTTCGCTCGCCGTCATGTCACGAGCCGACACGATAAGCGCCTGCCCAGTTTTCTTGCGAACGAAAAACACAATCAAATAACGCCCTGCGTCCGTTTGTCCCAACGCCGAATAAACGTTCTCACCTTGCCGCTGCCCCCTTTCAACAAATCTAAAGTGCGCTGAATTGCGCAACACTTCTCTTACCTCGTCCTGCGCAACTCGGTGCTTAACGATGAGCTTTTCGACGATTGCCGGAAGCCATATGATACCGGAAATCTTCAAGCACCAGCTCCAATCGTCACGCTACTAAATTCCATCGCAGAACGCTGTTTAGTCTTGCTCGCCCGAGAGCAAATCCATCTGCCCCTTCGGCGGCGGGGCCTTCGGCAGGTTCTCCACCTTCAGGCTATAGTCGTCCTTGCCCCACTCGCAGCGCGACAGCACCGCCTTGGGAATCTTCTATACCGTAAGATTGCCGTAGCCGTCCTTGCGACCGCGGAACGCGCTGCACACCACCGGCAGCGAGCGCCCGCTGCCGACTTCGTCGCTCGGCTGCTGGAGGTGATCCTGAGTTAGATTGGCGTTAGTGACGCAGTTAATTCCTCTTAACTTTTACCGTCCCGGTTACGTTCGCCGCTGTCTGGATCAAACCCTTATAATCAGGTCCTACTAAATCGAACTATGACGAATCAAGGTACGTTATCCGGCCATTTTTGTCGCAAATTCAGAAACCAAATAGACACGACATCCGAACGCCGAAGGGTTTCGTACTGTGGAAATTATTCAAACCAAATTTGCGTTACTCTACTGGAATCAGGCGCGATCTGGCAAGGGGATTTGGAGCGACACATACGGACTTTGCGGTGGATCGTCAGAAGCTGTTCGGCGCGGTCGACCGAACAAAGAGAGAGGACTAAAGAGTCAAGTTGGCGTACTGCTCGCGAAAACTCTTGAGATCGCCGAAGGCATGCTCATCGATAATACTCGCCAACCCGAACAATTCGAGCAGCGAATTTTGCAGGGGCGTGGCGGTGAGCAAGAGCTTATGGCGTTCCTGGAGGGCCTTCTTGAGTATATTGGCGATAACGCTGTTGGGCTTGTAAACGTTGCGCAGCCGGTGCGCTTCGTCGATGACCACCAAGTCCCACGGCGTGTTGGCGACATCGGCCGCCTTGCTTCTGGCGAAATGATAAGAACAAATGACAATGGAATCGGCCACTTCGAAGGGACGAAAATTGCCTTGCTTAATGGCCAGATTGTACGACTTGGCTTCTAGGATGACGCAGGGCAAGAAAAACTTCTCAGTTAGCTCCTGGTGCCACTGCTTGCGCAAATTGGACGGCACAATAACCAAAATCCGCCGCTTACGCTCAGCCCACCGCTGCGCCAATACCAGACCCGCCTCGATGGTCTTGCCCAAGCCAACCTCATCAGCGAGCAGTGCGCCTTTTGACAGCGGCGAGTTAAAAGCAAACAGCGCAGCGTCAACCTGATGCGGATTCAAATCCACCTGCGCGCTGGCAACCGCACCCGCGAGCTTCTCCATGCTGTCCGAAGGGCACCGCCTGGTCAGCTCATAGGCAAAATATTTGGCGTGATAGGGGGTTAGGTCCAATAACGTACCGGAACGAAGCTGGATATCTATTGTGAGAGGAATTTCCTACTCAAAGGCGAATCCCAACGCGGCATCTGAAAATTCCGGTCAATACCCGCATAATTGTAATAACAATCCAAAGCAGAATTCAACAAAAACTTGGGTGAGCGAAAGCCCACTACAAGCGGTCTCCGCTAAGACGCGGCATCACCTCCGCGGCCCATTTGCGCATCACATCGTAGTAGTTCTTCGGCGGCAAGGTCAGCAAGAAATTGCCAATGCCACGCCGGACCAATTCGCCGATGCGGCCGGCACACTCTTCTGGCGTCCCAGCGATGGAAAAGCGCTGCCGGCCAATGAAAAACGAATTGTCATGCCTTCCGAAACGTATCTGACCGTTTGGAGAAAAGTCAACTAAAGAAGGCTAGCGTAAGGAGTTAGGAGACTTCGATGCTTCTTACTGTTTACTCCTCACTGGATTTTCCTTTGACTTCCGCCAAGCACCAGCCGTAGAATCCAGCAGAATTCGTCACGGAGGTTAAAATGGCTGAGCCACTAGTCTTGGAAGTTTTCTCCGACTTTGTCTGACCCTGGTGCTACCTCGTCACCGGGCGTGTCGAGAAACTAAAAAAAGAATACGGTTTAGGAATTAAGCTTACTAACTTCCCGCTTCATCCGGAGACACCGGAAGAAGGCAGCCAGCGCGGGCCGGAAATCGTCGCGCGCAACAGCCGCATGAAGGTGAACATGGACGGCGAAGGCTTGCCGTATAACGCCGAGCGCAACATGTCCTACAACAGCCGCCTGGCACAGGAGCTGGCGACCTGGGCCGGCACCAAAGGTAAAGCAGAAGAAGTCGCCAACGCGCTGTTTCGCGCCTACTTCGTCGACGTGAAAAACATCGGCAAAGTCGAAGTGCTGACCGACATCGCCGAGCGCAACGACCTGCCCAAAGACGAAGCGACCGACGTTTTGCTCAGCCGCAAGTACCGGGAAACCGTCGACGACGACTGGCGCCGCTGCGCCGCCATCGGCGTCAACGCCGTGCCAACGTTTCTCGCCGGCAAGTATCTGATGGTCGGCGCGCAGCCCTATGAAGAGTTGAAACGGCTGATCGAGCATGTGCTGAAAGAACCCGCGCAACAGGCTCGATCATAGGATTCTCCCGAAAAACCTGAAGAATGCTTCGCCAAGCTCAGCATGAACGGATTGTGCTTCAGCAATTTCAACGTTGTTTCCGTTCGTCCCTTCGGCAAGCTCGGGGCGGGCTCTGAGCTCGTCGAAGGACTCCGAACAGGTCACTGGCCTAGCACCAATTTCGAAGGGCGGGCGCTACCGGGCGTTGACTGCCGCGTGAGGGGACGGTTGCCGAGCTAAGCAGCGCCGGGAACAAACTCAGTTCTAAGATAAATTTCAGCGATCGGAATGCTCACATCCACAGACGTGAGGTGAACGGTTTCGTGAAGTGAATTGCTTTCCCAGAAGCGCCAGGCATTGTCTGTCTGCTTGGAGAATACTTCGACGTGCACTCTTGCCTGGTCACTGATGAGGTACTCACGAAAACTTGAAATGCCGCGATACTGTTCAAATTTTTCGCCGCGATCGTAACTGCTCGTGGAATCCGAGAGCACCTCGACAATAACATCGGGATTGAGCAGGGTGTCAAATTGATTGTCAAGAAATTGCGGCTCGCCACAAACAACCACCATATCTGGATAGGTATAACGGTATTCTCGCTCCACACAGAGTCGAAGATCGCCGGTGAAAACATCACACGGGCGCCCCCTTAACTGGTTGCCAATCGCCAAGACCAGATTAGTCACTATCCTATTATGGGTAACCGAAGCGCCTGTCATCGCAAATATTTCACCAAAGGCGTACTCATGCTTCTCGCTCGATGCGCGCTCCATCGCGAGGTATTCGGCTGCGCTGTAAAGGGTGGTGGGCTGCTTTGCCATTCTTGTCTCGACGCCCACCAGGATAACATGTTTCCTGGCGGCAATGACAGGCTCCGTTGAGCGCTTGACATACGCCCACGCTTGGCGTGAGAATCCGCCCAATTGAGCATTCGCCACAGCGAAAGGACCCAACCCAGCATGTATAACATGATCTCTGCTGACGACCATATCGACTTGGGCTATTTACCGCGCGATTTGTGGACTGAGCGCATGCCGGCCGCACTGCGCGAGCGCGCGCCGCATGTCGAAGATCGCGGCGAAAAGGGTGAATATTGGGTGTGCGACGGCGACAGCTGGGGCGAACATCGCGGTGAGCGCTGGTTTGCCCGTTCCAATCGCACTTGGTTAGCCCTCGACCGCGGCGGCGTCGGCGAACCTTATCGTTCGACCAATACCGGAAAACGGCTCACCGACATGGACCGCGACGGCGTCGATGCTTCGCTGCTCTTCCCACCGATCATCGCCATGCAAGTGGGCGACGCGGAGTTGCGCAACGCCACCGTGCGGGCGTACAACGACTGGGCTTACGACTTCGGCAAAAGCGCTCCCACACGCTTCTTTCCGGTGGCGATGCTGTCCACGGTGGACGCGCAATCGGCCGCCGATGAAGTCACCCGGGTTGCGAAGATGGGTTTCAAAGAAGCCAACTTTCTCGTCAACGATGTTACCTTGGAAATGAGCCTCAAAGCTTGGGACGTCTTCTGGGACGCGGCCGAAGCCGCCGGCATCGTGGTCTCCTATCACGCCGGCGGCAGCGTGCAGACCGGCACCGTGCGCCGCATCATCGACTCGACCAAGCCGGGCGAGCATGAAGGCGTGTTCGACATGGGCCTGACCAACGGCGCGACATCGTTCTTCAATCCGTT contains:
- the pcaC gene encoding 4-carboxymuconolactone decarboxylase: MPRISARWSSRNSWLSRSRHFSARCTLADELFDKGMAVRKAVLGEEYVARAEANKTEFDADWQRHVAEHAWGAVWTRPGLGKNIRSMITIAMLASLGKLEELGAHIRATRNTGVTKEEVKEVLLQVAVYAGAPAANSAFAVAKRTYKEMESENKK
- the pcaD gene encoding 3-oxoadipate enol-lactonase; this translates as MAFIRIGVCVHHYSIEGDKRKPAIVFSNSLGSDLRMWDPLVPLLADDFYLIRYDTRGHGLTEAPAPPYSAADLARDVAGLLDALQIQSAVICGLSVGGVIAQQFAVNYPERARALILCDTGARIGTVASWQERIDLVKQQGLGALVDVSMTRWFTQDYRQRHADQVCGYANMVARTNPEGYIGVCCALRDGDLIQSSATIRQPTLVLCGDKDIATPPDMARSLAGIIPHAKLSLIPNAAHISSVEQPEFMAEQIKTFLREVHIG
- a CDS encoding BrnT family toxin, coding for MKISGIIWLPAIVEKLIVKHRVAQDEVREVLRNSAHFRFVERGQRQGENVYSALGQTDAGRYLIVFFVRKKTGQALIVSARDMTASERRRYEKK
- a CDS encoding Uma2 family endonuclease, with product MAKQPTTLYSAAEYLAMERASSEKHEYAFGEIFAMTGASVTHNRIVTNLVLAIGNQLRGRPCDVFTGDLRLCVEREYRYTYPDMVVVCGEPQFLDNQFDTLLNPDVIVEVLSDSTSSYDRGEKFEQYRGISSFREYLISDQARVHVEVFSKQTDNAWRFWESNSLHETVHLTSVDVSIPIAEIYLRTEFVPGAA
- a CDS encoding amidohydrolase, which encodes MYNMISADDHIDLGYLPRDLWTERMPAALRERAPHVEDRGEKGEYWVCDGDSWGEHRGERWFARSNRTWLALDRGGVGEPYRSTNTGKRLTDMDRDGVDASLLFPPIIAMQVGDAELRNATVRAYNDWAYDFGKSAPTRFFPVAMLSTVDAQSAADEVTRVAKMGFKEANFLVNDVTLEMSLKAWDVFWDAAEAAGIVVSYHAGGSVQTGTVRRIIDSTKPGEHEGVFDMGLTNGATSFFNPFVNMINFGTLERHPKLKFCLAESAIGWIPFVVQEMDYRYKRQFERRKTTELPLKHMPSEIFKRQVWATFQTDFVGLHLTHFFGDGHIMWGSDYPHPDSTWPYSHDIVTKDSNHLPADVKKKIYYDNAKALYGL